GGAGTTCTTCCTGAACGTGTGCGTTGAACTTCACAACGACCGAACGGTCGACTTCCAGGAACCTTGATTCATCAGCTGCGATGTACTGCACGGCCTGGGCGATGTAGCGGTGCTGGGCCTCCAGCATGGATACGACCGAGTTGTGGTTGAGGTTGGTGTTCGGCCCGTAGACCAGGAACAGGTTGGGGAAGTTGTCGACGGTGATGCCCAGGTAGGCTTCGGGGGCGTTGCCCCATCGCTCGTCGAGGCCGACTCCGTCGCGCCCGGTGACACGCATGGATCCCATGAAGGCGTGGCTCTTAAACCCGGTGGCGTAGATGATGACATCAAACTCGTGCTCGACGCCGTCAGCGGTGCGGAGGCCGCGGGGTGTGAGTTCCGTGATTGCCTCTGTCACGAGTTCTACGTTCTCGCGGGTCAGGGCGGGGTAGAAATCATCGCTGCGCAGGATCCGCTTGCAACCGAAGTCGTAGTCGGGAGTGAGCTTGGCCCGCAGTTCAGGGTCGGACACCTGGGTTTCGAGGTGCTGCCGGGCCAGTTCGACTCCTTCTTCGGACGCTGCGGTGTGGCGGCGGGTCCGTTCGAATCCGGCTTCGCGGAATTCGTGGATTTCCTGACGCAGCTGACGGTAGGTGTCCGGGTTGTCCTGGAAGCGGGCGCTCTCTTCTTCCGTGAAGATGTACTGGTCGCGGGGGAGGATGTAATTGGCTGACCGCTGGAATACGGTCAGGTTCGATGCGATCTTGGCGACCTCGGGCACGTACTGAACAGCAGTTGCGGCGGACCCGATGGATGCGACGCGCTTGCCGGTCAGGTCAAGGTCGTGCCGCCACTTGGCGGAGTGGAACGCCGCGCCTTCGAATGTTTCGGTGCCGGGGAAGTTAGGGATGTTCGGTTCGTTCAGCTGGCCCCAGGCAGCCACCACGGAACGGGTCAGGAACTGCGAGCCGTCGGCGGTGTGCACGGTCCAGAGGCGGCGGTCCTGGTCCCATTCAGTCGCGGTGATGTTCTGGCCGAAGCGGATGTGCTTACCGAGGCCGAATTCCTCAACCATGGAACGCAGGTAGCCCTGGAGTTCTTCCTGGCCGGCGAACATGCGGGAAACCTTGAGGTTAAGGAAGTAGCTGTAGCAGTACACAAGCGCCTGGGTGTCGCATGCGGCGCCGGGATAGGTGTTCTCACGCCATACCCCTCCAACATCGTTGCCGCGCTCGAGGATCAGGAAGTCGTCAATGCCTTCCTGGACGAACTGGGCTCCCTGGCCGAGGCCGCCGAAGCCGGCGCCGATGATGATCGCGCTATAAATGTGGTCATTTGTGGAGGTCATGATGTTCTCTCTTCGGAGCTGAAAATGTGAGTGGTCAGGAAAAGGTGATGATTTGGCGCAGTGCGTGGCCGCCGTCGAGGGTGTCCATGGCGCGGTTGATTTCTTCCAGCGGGATGGTGTCTGAGACCAGGCCTTCAACGGCCAGCTGGCCGGATCGCCAGAGTTGTTCGTAGATCGGGATGTCATGTTCCGGGACCGCCGAGCCGAGGTAGCTGCCCACGATCGAGCGCGCCTCCGCAGTAAGGGTCAGGGGGTCGATGTTGATTGTCTGGCCCGGTGCGGGCAGTCCGACGGTGACGGTAATGCCGCCCGGCTTTGTCAGTGCGACCGCTGCTTCCAGAGCGCGCGGATGTCCTGCCGCTTCGATGACGGCGTCGAACTTTTCGCCGCGCTCCAGGGCCTCAGCAGAAGTAAAGGCGTCGGTGGCACCGAGGTTTCGCGCGGCTTCCAGCTTGGCCGGCAAAGTATCGATTCCGACGACGTGTTCGACTCCGGTGGCAATGGCCGTAATGAGCGCAGCCATGCCTACTCCGCCGAGACCGACGATGGCTACCCGTGCGGAGGGCGCAGGCTTGGCGACGTTGAGGATGGCTCCTCCTCCGGTGAGCAGTGCGCACCCGAGCAAAGCGGCTATGTGCGCCGGAACGTCAGCGCCCACGGGCACCACGGAACGGCGGGAGACCACGGCATAGGTGGCGAAGGCGGAGACTCCGAGGTGATGTTGGACGGGCTGACTCCCGCGGGAGAGTCTGCGGTAGCCGCCCAGCAGGGTGCCTTCCGTATTGGAAGCGCTGCCCTGTGAGCACGGCGTTTTACCCTTGGAGTTGCATCCTGCACATTCACCGCAGCGGGGGAGGAAGGTCATGACGACGCGCTGGCCCAGGGAGATGTCGTTGACACCCTCGCCGAGTTCTTCCACGATGCCGGCTGCCTCGTGGCCGAGCAGCATCGGGACCGGCCGCGGCCGGTTGCCGTTGACTACGGAAAGGTCGGAGTGGCACACACCGGCGGCCTCGATGCGGACCAGGATCTCGCCCGTGCCGGGTCCTTCAAGTTCAAGGTTTTCCACCTGGATGGGATGGGTATCAGCGTAGGGCCGCTCTGCCCCGATGGTCTCAAGTACCGCCCCTCGTATGGTCCTGGTGGTGGTTGTCTTTGCTAGGGAGTTCGTATCTTGGATGGTCACGATTGTCCTCTCAGTGGTGCGGTGGAGCTGTGCAGAGGGAAGGCCTTCGAGGGAGGGAGCATGCGGCGCCGGTCACCATCTGGCGTGGCGGCTCGCGTTGTTCTCATCGTTCCTCCTGCAGCGGGGGTGCTCATCCCCTCGGGGATGGTTCCTCCGACGACGGACTGTCCATTGAGAGTAGGCAGGCCGGTCATTCACGTCACGGTGCAGAAAGTCCGTATTTGCAATTTCCTTTGTATGAAACGTCAAAGGAATGCTTGTCGGTGGGGTTTGTACCGGTGCTGACGCAAATCGCCCATGCGAAAAATGGATTGGCGTCATGTGTGCACGGGTCTGCCGCGAGGCGCTTCAGCCTCACCTCAATACATGCCGGCTAATCTTTAGGCAATGCCTGAGAGCGGCCTCGGAGGGCGAGCCAGAGTTGGGCGGCTACGTCGGGGTCATCCAGGTCAATCCCCAACAGTTCTTTAGCCTGGGCGATTCGATAACGAACTGAGTTCCGGTGCACACCGAGTTCGCGGCCGGCGGCCTCCCATTGGCCGCGGTGGGCCAGGTAAGCGCGGACCGTTTCAAGGAGCTGGCCTGCATGGGAGGTTAGTTCATCCACCCATTCATCTGCCGGTAGGTCGAGGCCGTGCCCGACGCGGATCAGCTGTCCTGCGGGTGCGGCGGCAGCGGCCTCAGCCACCTGTGCTCCAATTTCGTGCAGGCGCCGGAGAGGCATCGGGCCGCCCCATGCACCGCGGACACCTTTCGGCAGCCGTGGATACGGGCTCGATGCTGACTGCAGCACAAAGGTGACACCGGAACGTTCGAGTACCAGCCCGGTCAGAGCGGGCTGGGCAGAAAGTTGCTCGGTATCGGGCAGGACCGCGACGAAAGCTGTTTCCGGTAGCGGATCGGAGTCCATTTGCTTTGCCAGAAGTCGCGCTGCGTCGTCATGTCCTTCCAGGACCAGCGCCGCGAGCATGCCCTCAGCCCGGCGGCGCTCGGCTGCGGCGCGGCGTTGTCCGGCTGCCCTGGCGGCCAGGAGCGTGGATGCGGTAAGGAACAAGTGCCGCTCGGCGGCAGCCAGCTGCCCGCTTCGACCCAAGGCCAGATACCCGGAAGCGGCCGGACCGTCAGATACCGGGTAGAGCGAAGCAACACCGGATGCCAGTTGAATATTGCCGGTGGCGCCTCGGCGGGCGTTCCGTAGGATGGCCGATTCCCGTGTGAGTTCGACCAGCAGGCCGGGCGGTAGTTCTGCACCACTGGCGGCGGACGATGGAGTCCCGTCCCCTTCGGGCAGGTAGGCCACCCAGGTTCCCAGGGCGCGTGACAATTCGCGGACGATCTCCGGTTCCGCGTCATCCTGCGCGGCCGCTCTCGTCAACGCCACCTGAAGCCCCAATAGAGCAGTGAGTTCGGCTTCGCCGCCTTGCCTGACGAGTTCCCAGTAAGCGCGTGATACGGCCAGGAAGGGAGACTCCCTGGGAATGGTCAAAAGGGGAAGGCCGGCTTCAATGCAGGCGGCCCGCAACTCGTCCGGCACCATGGCATGGCCTGAGCCCAGGCCAAGACCCAGGGCAGCAACATGACCCTTTACCAGCCGCTGCACATAGTTTGTGGCGGCCTCCTGACGTGCTTCTCCGTCCAGGCCGGTGAGCTGCAACCCGACGGTGAGGAGCAGTTCGCCGCCGTAGAGGAACATCGTCGGATCCTCCAGCTCGGAGACGTGCACGCCCGTGAGTTCAACGCGCGGTAGCGGTATGGGCCAGTAGGGCGAGAGGTCGCGCTTTGCCGCCTCGACAAGCCTTGCGAGGGTGATCATGGGTAAAAGCATAGATGAAAGGCATTTGTACGCTTAGACCGAATCGACAATATATTTGGATGTATTGTCCAACGACAGCGTCATCGGACTGTCCCTATGGTGGACTTCACCACACGAGGAGGACCTATGACTGTCACA
The window above is part of the Pseudarthrobacter sp. IC2-21 genome. Proteins encoded here:
- a CDS encoding PucR family transcriptional regulator → MITLARLVEAAKRDLSPYWPIPLPRVELTGVHVSELEDPTMFLYGGELLLTVGLQLTGLDGEARQEAATNYVQRLVKGHVAALGLGLGSGHAMVPDELRAACIEAGLPLLTIPRESPFLAVSRAYWELVRQGGEAELTALLGLQVALTRAAAQDDAEPEIVRELSRALGTWVAYLPEGDGTPSSAASGAELPPGLLVELTRESAILRNARRGATGNIQLASGVASLYPVSDGPAASGYLALGRSGQLAAAERHLFLTASTLLAARAAGQRRAAAERRRAEGMLAALVLEGHDDAARLLAKQMDSDPLPETAFVAVLPDTEQLSAQPALTGLVLERSGVTFVLQSASSPYPRLPKGVRGAWGGPMPLRRLHEIGAQVAEAAAAAPAGQLIRVGHGLDLPADEWVDELTSHAGQLLETVRAYLAHRGQWEAAGRELGVHRNSVRYRIAQAKELLGIDLDDPDVAAQLWLALRGRSQALPKD
- a CDS encoding alcohol dehydrogenase catalytic domain-containing protein, whose product is MTIQDTNSLAKTTTTRTIRGAVLETIGAERPYADTHPIQVENLELEGPGTGEILVRIEAAGVCHSDLSVVNGNRPRPVPMLLGHEAAGIVEELGEGVNDISLGQRVVMTFLPRCGECAGCNSKGKTPCSQGSASNTEGTLLGGYRRLSRGSQPVQHHLGVSAFATYAVVSRRSVVPVGADVPAHIAALLGCALLTGGGAILNVAKPAPSARVAIVGLGGVGMAALITAIATGVEHVVGIDTLPAKLEAARNLGATDAFTSAEALERGEKFDAVIEAAGHPRALEAAVALTKPGGITVTVGLPAPGQTINIDPLTLTAEARSIVGSYLGSAVPEHDIPIYEQLWRSGQLAVEGLVSDTIPLEEINRAMDTLDGGHALRQIITFS
- a CDS encoding NAD(P)/FAD-dependent oxidoreductase; translated protein: MTSTNDHIYSAIIIGAGFGGLGQGAQFVQEGIDDFLILERGNDVGGVWRENTYPGAACDTQALVYCYSYFLNLKVSRMFAGQEELQGYLRSMVEEFGLGKHIRFGQNITATEWDQDRRLWTVHTADGSQFLTRSVVAAWGQLNEPNIPNFPGTETFEGAAFHSAKWRHDLDLTGKRVASIGSAATAVQYVPEVAKIASNLTVFQRSANYILPRDQYIFTEEESARFQDNPDTYRQLRQEIHEFREAGFERTRRHTAASEEGVELARQHLETQVSDPELRAKLTPDYDFGCKRILRSDDFYPALTRENVELVTEAITELTPRGLRTADGVEHEFDVIIYATGFKSHAFMGSMRVTGRDGVGLDERWGNAPEAYLGITVDNFPNLFLVYGPNTNLNHNSVVSMLEAQHRYIAQAVQYIAADESRFLEVDRSVVVKFNAHVQEELQKSAFSSECSSWYKNEDGRVINNWSGTVEEYRSHTHDLQLEDYLQLAESGPGK